Proteins from a genomic interval of Methanoplanus endosymbiosus:
- the dapB gene encoding 4-hydroxy-tetrahydrodipicolinate reductase codes for MTKIAICGALGRMGKTIATLIDEDPALEFVGGVDVGEGTLFGKRVVSSDDIDIFLAEDKPDVLIDFTIAGAAVKNIQAASKAGIAVVVGTTGFSEEQKEENRNNIEGTIPAVISTNFSVGVNIFWKLVREAAKQLSDYDIEVTEAHHHFKKDAPSGTAKTILEIIKEEAGDREEMYGREGMVGERGKEIGVHVIRGGDIVGDHSVMFAGNNEVIELSHRAYDRAVFAHGVIRSAKWIAGKKPGIYTMDDVLGLSG; via the coding sequence ATGACTAAGATAGCAATATGCGGAGCACTGGGGCGCATGGGAAAGACCATTGCAACCCTTATTGACGAAGACCCTGCGCTTGAGTTTGTCGGCGGAGTGGATGTCGGAGAAGGCACCCTATTCGGTAAAAGGGTTGTCAGCTCAGATGACATTGATATTTTTCTGGCTGAGGATAAACCGGATGTCCTGATAGACTTCACCATAGCAGGTGCTGCGGTGAAGAACATTCAGGCCGCATCGAAAGCCGGCATTGCAGTTGTAGTCGGAACCACAGGCTTTTCTGAAGAACAGAAGGAAGAGAACAGAAATAATATCGAGGGCACTATTCCGGCAGTAATCTCAACCAACTTCAGCGTTGGCGTAAATATCTTCTGGAAGCTTGTCCGTGAGGCTGCAAAACAGCTCTCAGATTATGACATTGAGGTCACTGAAGCCCACCACCACTTCAAAAAGGATGCACCAAGCGGCACTGCAAAGACAATCCTTGAGATAATCAAAGAGGAAGCAGGAGATCGCGAGGAGATGTACGGGCGCGAAGGCATGGTTGGTGAGAGAGGAAAAGAGATTGGCGTGCACGTTATCCGGGGCGGCGATATAGTGGGAGATCACTCAGTTATGTTTGCAGGCAATAACGAAGTGATCGAACTTTCACACCGGGCATATGACCGCGCAGTCTTTGCACACGGAGTTATCAGATCTGCAAAGTGGATTGCAGGGAAAAAACCCGGCATTTACACGATGGATGATGTGCTTGGCCTGTCAGGCTAA
- the dapA gene encoding 4-hydroxy-tetrahydrodipicolinate synthase, which produces MFEGVYPALITPFKDNSERDLDLEGLSSNIEFLISRGVHGVVPCGSTGESATLTFEEHEVVISRTIEVVNGRVPVLAGTGSNNTSEALRFTKVAKDLGADGVLVLSPYYNKPNRSGLVKHYTKLADLDIPVIVYNVPGRTGQNLATDLIAELAKHPSIVGVKEASGDIVQMSRVIEDTADEDFSVISGDDAMSLPLLALGGSGVISVAANIMPEPMVAMYEKFKSGDLAGAKEIHYRMSPLFRSMFIETNPIPVKAASGILGMAAGPLRLPLDYMEDEKVSALKEVLSQYD; this is translated from the coding sequence ATGTTTGAGGGTGTATATCCAGCATTAATCACTCCTTTTAAGGACAATTCAGAGAGAGATCTTGATCTTGAAGGATTGTCTTCCAACATTGAATTTCTTATCTCCAGAGGAGTTCACGGGGTAGTGCCCTGTGGATCAACCGGAGAATCAGCAACTCTGACTTTTGAAGAGCATGAGGTAGTTATCAGCCGGACGATTGAGGTCGTAAACGGTCGCGTGCCGGTTCTTGCGGGAACTGGCTCCAACAACACCTCAGAAGCCCTGAGATTCACCAAAGTGGCAAAGGATCTCGGAGCGGACGGTGTTCTGGTATTAAGCCCCTATTACAACAAGCCAAACCGTTCAGGACTGGTTAAGCATTATACAAAACTTGCCGATCTTGACATTCCGGTAATTGTGTATAATGTCCCCGGAAGGACAGGCCAGAACCTTGCAACGGATCTGATAGCCGAACTTGCAAAACATCCCTCTATTGTCGGAGTCAAAGAAGCTTCAGGGGATATCGTTCAGATGTCAAGAGTCATTGAAGATACTGCTGATGAGGATTTCAGTGTAATTTCCGGTGACGATGCAATGAGCCTTCCGCTCCTTGCACTCGGCGGAAGCGGAGTTATAAGCGTTGCAGCGAATATCATGCCTGAGCCGATGGTTGCCATGTATGAGAAATTTAAGTCCGGAGATCTTGCAGGAGCAAAGGAGATCCATTACAGGATGTCACCTCTTTTCAGATCCATGTTCATAGAGACAAATCCGATTCCGGTTAAGGCCGCATCAGGAATTCTTGGCATGGCCGCAGGGCCGCTCAGGCTTCCGCTCGACTACATGGAAGACGAAAAGGTCAGCGCACTTAAGGAGGTGCTTTCACAGTATGACTAA
- a CDS encoding 30S ribosomal protein S17e, with product MGIKPTYIKALCQELLAKHGEKFTNDFDANKLAVSEVAVISSKKVRNRVAGNITRKVNRKRVI from the coding sequence ATGGGAATTAAACCAACATACATAAAGGCACTTTGCCAGGAACTTCTGGCAAAGCACGGTGAGAAGTTTACAAACGATTTTGACGCAAACAAGCTGGCTGTATCTGAAGTTGCAGTGATAAGCTCAAAGAAGGTACGCAACAGAGTAGCCGGCAATATTACAAGAAAGGTAAATAGGAAGAGAGTCATATAA
- a CDS encoding thiamine-phosphate synthase family protein, whose amino-acid sequence MNEEKEEIFRRIKTALKILKDDLEPEIIPESGMAIAFALENAIDPQEVFGPSERVTVSEEKITIPSGIVPGADEEISAVILTAVKYDRTIRSAANIRYSEELIRAVSDYFPDVRSFDPEREPPTAASMDWGVAACCGEDNIPDVIFNRESTLREGRILIFGEDPVETVRNIINLQRRINNKNQ is encoded by the coding sequence ATGAACGAAGAGAAGGAAGAGATATTCCGGCGGATAAAAACAGCGTTAAAAATCCTTAAAGATGATTTAGAACCGGAAATTATACCAGAATCAGGAATGGCCATCGCCTTTGCACTGGAGAATGCAATAGATCCACAGGAGGTTTTTGGCCCGTCAGAGAGAGTTACAGTATCTGAAGAGAAGATAACAATCCCTTCCGGAATTGTGCCCGGCGCGGATGAGGAGATCTCAGCAGTAATTCTCACTGCAGTGAAATATGACAGAACAATACGATCTGCAGCAAATATCAGATATTCAGAAGAACTCATCAGGGCAGTTTCGGACTACTTTCCTGATGTCAGATCTTTTGACCCGGAAAGAGAGCCGCCAACAGCTGCATCAATGGACTGGGGCGTTGCAGCATGCTGCGGGGAGGACAATATTCCCGATGTTATTTTTAACCGTGAAAGCACATTAAGAGAGGGCAGAATACTGATCTTTGGTGAAGATCCGGTAGAGACAGTCAGAAATATTATTAATCTTCAAAGGCGCATAAATAATAAAAACCAATAG
- a CDS encoding DNA primase large subunit PriL, whose protein sequence is MPVEFDKKDLAKYPFLKEAHEIVSSSAYSLDNFLKSRTGTEISKNAAERVKKAIKPPYIFENIRNEFPEGEIMAYAISRVIVSCMKERAVIDKICRYESEKAYFYLQTEDKDKKDYISQSMGIDPSSDEIPVHRYVSLVPNLRDSKWQLINRELSSGMVRITNEERNELLKERIRTVLHQQLPFPVSDSICDLLKPATEEISVNYKQMIFEQFGTLDEGSFPPCMKAIIAAVSEGTNIPHTARFAVTAFMHTIGMDLHQIVEVYTRAPDFDVQKTMYQVEHISGRGGTEYTPPGCATMKTYGLCINPDAICKNKSVTHPLWYYKQKKKMSAQKKAWDEKNKSRLQKKEQAGKTKTGNVGNKKSRIGEIKSKTGNKSNNKRKITD, encoded by the coding sequence ATGCCTGTCGAATTTGACAAAAAAGATCTGGCAAAATATCCTTTTTTAAAAGAAGCGCATGAGATCGTCAGCAGCAGTGCGTATTCACTGGATAACTTCCTTAAAAGCCGCACTGGAACTGAAATCTCAAAAAATGCAGCAGAGAGGGTAAAAAAGGCTATAAAACCCCCTTACATATTTGAGAATATACGCAACGAATTTCCGGAGGGTGAGATTATGGCATATGCCATCTCAAGGGTAATTGTCTCGTGCATGAAGGAAAGAGCAGTAATAGATAAAATATGCCGCTATGAATCTGAAAAAGCATATTTTTACCTTCAGACCGAAGATAAGGACAAGAAAGATTATATCTCCCAAAGCATGGGAATTGACCCGTCATCTGATGAAATTCCGGTGCACAGATATGTAAGTCTTGTCCCAAACTTAAGAGATTCAAAATGGCAGCTCATAAACCGTGAACTGAGTAGCGGAATGGTCAGAATAACAAATGAAGAGAGAAATGAGCTGTTAAAAGAGAGAATAAGAACCGTACTCCACCAGCAGCTTCCTTTTCCTGTGTCTGACTCCATATGCGATCTATTAAAACCGGCAACTGAAGAAATTTCAGTAAATTATAAGCAGATGATATTTGAGCAGTTCGGAACTCTGGACGAGGGATCATTCCCGCCGTGCATGAAAGCAATAATTGCGGCAGTCTCTGAAGGGACAAACATCCCACATACCGCAAGGTTTGCCGTGACGGCATTTATGCACACAATCGGAATGGACCTTCACCAGATAGTCGAAGTCTATACGAGAGCACCGGATTTTGACGTACAGAAGACAATGTACCAGGTCGAGCATATCTCCGGAAGGGGCGGCACAGAATACACACCTCCCGGATGCGCGACAATGAAAACATACGGACTGTGCATAAACCCGGATGCCATCTGCAAAAACAAATCTGTTACCCATCCACTGTGGTACTACAAGCAGAAGAAAAAGATGTCTGCCCAGAAAAAGGCCTGGGATGAGAAGAATAAAAGCAGATTACAGAAAAAAGAGCAGGCAGGGAAGACAAAAACCGGAAATGTCGGAAATAAAAAATCCAGAATCGGAGAAATAAAATCCAAAACCGGAAATAAAAGCAATAATAAGAGAAAAATTACCGACTGA
- a CDS encoding DNA polymerase sliding clamp, translating to MLKAEINTDVFKEAIDVIAALVTECRLHISPDGITTRAVDTANVAMISLTLSSGAFTSYDATETEIGLDINKVKNILGMMGKDEILSLEIPDDSHKMEMAFGGYKYSIALLDVNTVRKDPNPPSIDLPGKAVISGSDLNSSIKAASLVSDKIAFGINPEKPTFFMEADGDTDHINLELEQDQLESITPAEAKSLFSLDYLRDMGKVMGKSDRVEIDIGMDHPVKFGFEIAQGNGKVEFLLAPRIETD from the coding sequence ATGTTAAAAGCAGAAATAAACACAGATGTCTTTAAAGAGGCTATTGATGTAATCGCCGCCCTGGTAACAGAGTGCCGGCTGCACATAAGCCCTGACGGAATAACCACACGCGCCGTTGATACGGCAAACGTTGCAATGATCTCTTTAACCCTCAGTTCAGGAGCTTTTACATCCTACGATGCAACCGAAACCGAGATCGGTCTTGACATCAACAAGGTGAAAAATATTCTTGGAATGATGGGCAAAGATGAAATACTCTCACTTGAAATTCCCGATGACAGTCACAAGATGGAGATGGCATTCGGAGGATACAAGTATTCAATCGCCCTTCTGGACGTAAATACGGTGAGAAAAGATCCAAATCCCCCGTCAATTGATCTTCCGGGAAAGGCAGTAATCTCAGGTTCAGACTTAAACAGCTCCATAAAAGCTGCATCACTCGTATCAGACAAGATTGCCTTTGGAATCAACCCGGAAAAGCCCACATTCTTCATGGAGGCAGACGGAGATACCGATCACATCAATCTTGAGCTTGAACAGGACCAGCTTGAATCTATCACACCTGCTGAAGCAAAATCCCTCTTCTCTCTTGACTATCTGCGCGACATGGGGAAAGTTATGGGAAAATCAGACAGAGTGGAGATAGATATTGGTATGGATCACCCTGTAAAATTCGGCTTTGAAATTGCTCAGGGCAATGGAAAAGTTGAATTCCTTCTGGCACCCCGTATTGAAACAGACTGA
- a CDS encoding RlmE family RNA methyltransferase, which translates to MGSQWGADKYYRRSKSEGYRSRAAYKLEEIQKKFGLIREDDNVVDLGAAPGSWMQVVKGITGGMIIGIDLNTIVPLDGTHSIRGDFTKKEIQDKVIALTGENNVGIVLCDAAPQFAGNKSYDQARAIGLNEGALYFACRMLKPGGNFIIKSFQGEMFQELLNEMRQNFYAVKVYRTRASRRGSTEVYIIAKNFKGKINAETD; encoded by the coding sequence ATGGGTTCTCAATGGGGAGCAGATAAGTACTATCGCAGGTCAAAGAGCGAAGGTTACAGATCAAGAGCTGCTTACAAACTGGAAGAGATTCAGAAAAAATTCGGACTGATACGTGAGGATGACAATGTGGTTGACCTCGGTGCGGCTCCCGGCAGCTGGATGCAGGTCGTAAAGGGCATTACCGGCGGAATGATCATTGGTATTGATCTCAATACCATAGTTCCCTTAGATGGAACGCATTCAATCAGAGGTGATTTCACAAAAAAAGAGATTCAGGATAAGGTCATCGCTCTGACTGGCGAGAATAATGTTGGTATTGTTCTCTGTGATGCCGCGCCGCAGTTTGCAGGTAATAAGTCATATGATCAGGCAAGAGCTATCGGGCTTAATGAAGGGGCGCTTTACTTTGCGTGCCGGATGTTAAAGCCGGGAGGGAACTTCATCATAAAGTCTTTTCAGGGAGAGATGTTTCAGGAACTTCTTAATGAAATGAGACAGAATTTTTATGCAGTAAAGGTTTACCGGACCAGGGCATCGAGAAGGGGGAGCACTGAAGTATATATTATTGCAAAAAATTTCAAAGGAAAAATAAATGCAGAAACTGACTGA
- the moaA gene encoding GTP 3',8-cyclase MoaA: protein MQKLTDNYGRKISNLRISITSRCNLNCMYCHREGEDNPGAEMSLEEISDIFNVASGFGISSVKITGGEPTVRKDICDIVAAVPDSMESSMTTNGTLLAPIAHDLKDAGLSRVNISLDSLNPEKYKEIAGKGMLSDVLEGIEAAVEAKLTPVKINVVMLKGVNDDELEDFVDFARGRREIILQFIELMDFNDPGAITNVDELEKDLQNRSKLIITRRMHHRKKYCLDGAEIEVVRPMHNKEFCANCNRLRVTSDGCLKPCLLRHDNHVNVRGLSEDEMNKAFIRAAELREPYFK, encoded by the coding sequence ATGCAGAAACTGACTGATAATTATGGCAGGAAAATTTCAAATCTGAGAATCAGCATCACTTCCCGGTGCAATCTTAACTGTATGTACTGTCATCGTGAAGGGGAGGATAATCCAGGCGCGGAGATGTCACTTGAGGAGATCTCAGATATATTTAATGTGGCATCCGGTTTTGGAATAAGTAGTGTGAAGATTACCGGCGGTGAGCCGACTGTCAGGAAGGACATCTGTGATATTGTCGCTGCGGTTCCTGACTCAATGGAGTCTTCAATGACTACAAATGGTACTCTCCTTGCACCTATTGCGCATGATCTGAAGGATGCCGGGCTTTCAAGAGTAAATATAAGTCTTGATTCTTTAAATCCGGAGAAATATAAGGAGATTGCCGGAAAGGGTATGCTCTCTGATGTTCTCGAAGGCATTGAGGCAGCTGTTGAGGCAAAACTTACGCCCGTTAAGATCAATGTCGTTATGCTTAAAGGTGTAAATGATGATGAGCTTGAGGATTTTGTGGACTTTGCAAGAGGAAGGCGGGAAATTATTCTTCAGTTTATTGAACTGATGGATTTTAATGACCCCGGTGCCATTACAAATGTCGATGAACTTGAGAAAGATCTTCAGAACCGTTCAAAACTGATAATTACGCGCCGGATGCATCACCGGAAAAAGTACTGCCTTGACGGCGCAGAGATTGAGGTTGTCCGCCCTATGCACAATAAGGAATTCTGTGCAAACTGCAACCGTCTCAGAGTAACTTCGGATGGCTGCCTTAAACCATGCCTGCTGAGGCATGACAATCATGTGAATGTCAGGGGCCTTTCTGAGGATGAAATGAATAAAGCTTTTATCCGGGCTGCGGAATTAAGAGAGCCGTATTTTAAGTGA
- a CDS encoding M20/M25/M40 family metallo-hydrolase — translation MEVERLCSELVKINTENPPGNTESAVSFIAELFDERKIPYVITGNEGGRDNILTDFGEMPLLLAGHLDVVPAIADRWERDPFGGDIDGGFVHGRGSTDMKGGCAALLSAFFMEYERKGRVNANLCFVCDEENGGRYGMRHIVEEKLFEPCDCLIAEPTPALNPSIGQKGLLRINLDFTGKPGHGSLYPHVGDSAIMNALDFMGFVRDLGSRDFEVEPGFSGLIDDSATLLGDIFDISGIENVLRRITYNPGTISGGEKTNIVAEKCSLDLEMRIPWGCSPEELLCEITDHAGSATIKIMESGNPSVTGADTDIVKNTCSSIEGVYQSRSFPFVQWAATDARFLRDVGFSALEYGPGEIDLLHAIDEKVSVANLRRSVDVYSSLIRRYV, via the coding sequence ATGGAAGTTGAAAGGTTATGCTCTGAACTTGTTAAGATAAATACGGAAAATCCTCCGGGGAATACGGAGAGTGCAGTCTCTTTCATTGCAGAACTCTTTGATGAGAGGAAGATTCCGTATGTCATTACCGGAAATGAGGGTGGAAGAGATAATATACTGACTGATTTTGGTGAAATGCCTCTTCTTCTTGCCGGGCACCTTGATGTTGTCCCTGCGATTGCGGACCGCTGGGAGAGAGACCCATTTGGAGGGGATATAGATGGCGGTTTCGTTCACGGCCGTGGTTCGACTGATATGAAGGGCGGTTGTGCGGCCCTACTGTCGGCTTTTTTTATGGAGTATGAGAGAAAGGGCCGGGTCAATGCAAATCTCTGTTTTGTCTGTGATGAGGAGAATGGTGGCAGATACGGGATGAGGCATATTGTTGAGGAGAAGCTCTTTGAACCATGTGACTGCCTTATAGCTGAACCGACTCCTGCACTTAATCCTTCAATCGGGCAGAAAGGTCTGCTGAGGATAAATCTGGACTTTACTGGTAAGCCGGGTCATGGTTCATTATATCCTCATGTAGGTGATAGTGCAATAATGAATGCCCTTGATTTCATGGGTTTTGTCCGTGATCTTGGCAGCCGGGATTTTGAGGTTGAACCCGGATTTTCGGGTCTGATTGATGATTCTGCTACACTTTTGGGAGATATCTTTGATATTTCCGGTATTGAAAATGTGCTCAGGAGAATTACATATAATCCGGGTACGATTAGTGGCGGGGAGAAGACAAACATTGTTGCTGAAAAGTGTTCTCTTGATCTGGAGATGAGGATTCCCTGGGGGTGCAGCCCTGAAGAGCTTTTATGCGAAATTACGGATCATGCCGGTTCTGCCACTATAAAAATTATGGAGTCCGGGAATCCGTCTGTTACGGGAGCGGATACGGATATTGTTAAAAATACCTGTTCTTCCATTGAGGGTGTTTACCAAAGCAGGTCATTTCCTTTTGTTCAGTGGGCGGCTACTGATGCAAGGTTTCTTCGTGATGTGGGTTTTTCTGCCCTTGAATATGGGCCTGGTGAGATAGATCTCCTTCATGCAATTGATGAAAAGGTCTCTGTTGCAAATCTGCGCAGATCGGTTGATGTTTACAGTAGTCTGATCCGCAGGTATGTGTGA
- a CDS encoding MarR family transcriptional regulator, which translates to MTVVNGVNKVRLPPSARTVLNLLEDGEPRTFKDMTEVAEIAPRTIRYALKRLKENGYIIEKFNFRDARQVLYQKKILIEDSSEAATA; encoded by the coding sequence ATGACAGTTGTTAACGGTGTGAACAAAGTTCGGCTTCCTCCATCAGCAAGAACGGTTCTCAACCTGCTTGAAGATGGTGAGCCCAGAACATTCAAGGACATGACTGAAGTGGCAGAGATTGCCCCGAGGACCATACGCTACGCATTAAAGCGCCTGAAAGAGAATGGATATATCATTGAGAAATTCAATTTCCGTGATGCCCGTCAGGTTCTTTACCAGAAGAAGATTCTTATCGAGGATTCATCTGAAGCGGCTACAGCATGA
- a CDS encoding transcriptional regulator codes for MKYPVCNITICDEIVRDYLPYIRAELVCRLVHDRGIPQVKVAKWMGISRSAVSQYLNKKRGCRDVKMSEELDRIIDSWADGVISGEGAVTICDICRCVYMMKENSGFFIESGNKAESK; via the coding sequence ATGAAGTACCCTGTCTGTAATATCACGATATGTGATGAGATTGTCAGAGATTATCTCCCATACATACGGGCAGAACTTGTCTGCCGGCTTGTGCATGATCGTGGTATTCCACAGGTGAAAGTAGCAAAGTGGATGGGTATCTCCCGTTCAGCAGTGTCGCAGTATCTGAATAAAAAAAGAGGGTGCAGAGATGTCAAGATGTCTGAGGAACTTGACAGAATTATAGATTCATGGGCAGATGGTGTCATTAGTGGTGAAGGAGCTGTTACTATATGTGATATCTGCCGCTGTGTTTATATGATGAAAGAAAATTCCGGCTTTTTTATTGAATCTGGTAATAAAGCGGAATCTAAATAA